From one Felis catus isolate Fca126 chromosome E2, F.catus_Fca126_mat1.0, whole genome shotgun sequence genomic stretch:
- the MAF gene encoding transcription factor Maf isoform X2 produces MASELAMSNSDLPTSPLAMEYVNDFDLMKFEVKKEPVETDRIISQCGRLIAGGSLSSTPMSTPCSSVPPSPSFSAPSPGSGSEQKAHLEDYYWMTGYPQQLNPEALGFSPEDAVEALISNSHQLQGGFDGYARGAQQLASAAGAGAGASLGGSGEEMGPAAAVVSAVIAAAAAQSGAGPHYHHHHHHHAAGHGHHHHPTAGAPGAAGSASASAGGAGGAGGGGPASAGGGGGGGGGGGGGGGGGGGGGAAGAGGALHPHHAAGGLHFDDRFSDEQLVTMSVRELNRQLRGVSKEEVIRLKQKRRTLKNRGYAQSCRFKRVQQRHVLESEKNQLLQQVDHLKQEISRLVRERDAYKEKYEKLVSSGFRENGSSSDNPSSPEFFITEPTRELEPSVGYPTFWKAQQSVPASVFTK; encoded by the coding sequence ATGGCATCAGAACTGGCAATGAGCAACTCCGACCTGCCCACCAGTCCCCTGGCCATGGAATATGTTAATGACTTCGATCTGATGAAGTTTGAAGTGAAAAAGGAACCGGTGGAGACCGACCGCATCATCAGCCAGTGCGGCCGTCTCATCGCCGGGGGCTCGCTGTCCTCCACCCCCATGAGCACGCCGTGCAGCTCggtgcccccttcccccagcttctCGGCGCCCAGCCCGGGCTCGGGCAGCGAGCAGAAGGCGCACCTGGAAGACTACTACTGGATGACCGGCTACCCGCAGCAGCTGAACCCCGAGGCGCTGGGCTTCAGCCCCGAGGACGCGGTCGAGGCGCTCATCAGCAACAGCCACCAGCTCCAGGGCGGCTTCGATGGCTACGCGCGCGGGGCGCAGCAGCTGGCCTCGGCGGCCGGGGCCGGCGCCGGCGCCTCCCTGGGCGGCAGCGGCGAGGAGATGGGCCCCGCCGCCGCCGTGGTGTCCGCCGTGATCGCCGCGGCCGCCGCGCAGAGCGGCGCGGGCCCgcattaccaccaccaccaccaccaccacgccGCCGGCCacggccaccaccaccacccgaCGGCCGGCGCGCCCGGCGCCGCGGGCAGCGCGTCCGCCTCGGCCGGTggcgcgggcggcgcgggcggcggtgGCCCGGCCAGCGCCGggggcggcggcggaggcggcggcggaggcggcggcggcggcggcggaggcggcggcgggggcgcggcgggggcggggggcgccctGCACCCGCACCACGCCGCGGGCGGCCTGCACTTCGACGACCGCTTCTCCGACGAGCAGCTGGTGACCATGTCGGTGCGCGAGCTGAACCGGCAGCTGCGCGGGGTCAGCAAGGAGGAGGTGATCCGGCTGAAGCAGAAGAGGCGGACCCTGAAAAACCGCGGCTATGCCCAGTCCTGCCGCTTCAAGAGGGTGCAGCAGAGACACGTCCTGGAGTCCGAGAAGAATCAGCTGCTGCAGCAGGTCGACCACCTCAAGCAGGAGATCTCCAGGCTGGTGCGCGAGAGGGACGCGTACAAGGAGAAATACGAGAAGTTGGTGAGCAGCGGCTTCCGAGAAAACGGCTCGAGCAGCGACAACCCGTCCTCTCCCGAGTTTTTCAT
- the MAF gene encoding transcription factor Maf isoform X1, whose product MASELAMSNSDLPTSPLAMEYVNDFDLMKFEVKKEPVETDRIISQCGRLIAGGSLSSTPMSTPCSSVPPSPSFSAPSPGSGSEQKAHLEDYYWMTGYPQQLNPEALGFSPEDAVEALISNSHQLQGGFDGYARGAQQLASAAGAGAGASLGGSGEEMGPAAAVVSAVIAAAAAQSGAGPHYHHHHHHHAAGHGHHHHPTAGAPGAAGSASASAGGAGGAGGGGPASAGGGGGGGGGGGGGGGGGGGGGAAGAGGALHPHHAAGGLHFDDRFSDEQLVTMSVRELNRQLRGVSKEEVIRLKQKRRTLKNRGYAQSCRFKRVQQRHVLESEKNQLLQQVDHLKQEISRLVRERDAYKEKYEKLVSSGFRENGSSSDNPSSPEFFMYPRESSTSVM is encoded by the coding sequence ATGGCATCAGAACTGGCAATGAGCAACTCCGACCTGCCCACCAGTCCCCTGGCCATGGAATATGTTAATGACTTCGATCTGATGAAGTTTGAAGTGAAAAAGGAACCGGTGGAGACCGACCGCATCATCAGCCAGTGCGGCCGTCTCATCGCCGGGGGCTCGCTGTCCTCCACCCCCATGAGCACGCCGTGCAGCTCggtgcccccttcccccagcttctCGGCGCCCAGCCCGGGCTCGGGCAGCGAGCAGAAGGCGCACCTGGAAGACTACTACTGGATGACCGGCTACCCGCAGCAGCTGAACCCCGAGGCGCTGGGCTTCAGCCCCGAGGACGCGGTCGAGGCGCTCATCAGCAACAGCCACCAGCTCCAGGGCGGCTTCGATGGCTACGCGCGCGGGGCGCAGCAGCTGGCCTCGGCGGCCGGGGCCGGCGCCGGCGCCTCCCTGGGCGGCAGCGGCGAGGAGATGGGCCCCGCCGCCGCCGTGGTGTCCGCCGTGATCGCCGCGGCCGCCGCGCAGAGCGGCGCGGGCCCgcattaccaccaccaccaccaccaccacgccGCCGGCCacggccaccaccaccacccgaCGGCCGGCGCGCCCGGCGCCGCGGGCAGCGCGTCCGCCTCGGCCGGTggcgcgggcggcgcgggcggcggtgGCCCGGCCAGCGCCGggggcggcggcggaggcggcggcggaggcggcggcggcggcggcggaggcggcggcgggggcgcggcgggggcggggggcgccctGCACCCGCACCACGCCGCGGGCGGCCTGCACTTCGACGACCGCTTCTCCGACGAGCAGCTGGTGACCATGTCGGTGCGCGAGCTGAACCGGCAGCTGCGCGGGGTCAGCAAGGAGGAGGTGATCCGGCTGAAGCAGAAGAGGCGGACCCTGAAAAACCGCGGCTATGCCCAGTCCTGCCGCTTCAAGAGGGTGCAGCAGAGACACGTCCTGGAGTCCGAGAAGAATCAGCTGCTGCAGCAGGTCGACCACCTCAAGCAGGAGATCTCCAGGCTGGTGCGCGAGAGGGACGCGTACAAGGAGAAATACGAGAAGTTGGTGAGCAGCGGCTTCCGAGAAAACGGCTCGAGCAGCGACAACCCGTCCTCTCCCGAGTTTTTCAT